In the genome of Kitasatospora cineracea, one region contains:
- a CDS encoding glycosyltransferase translates to MTAPARTAPAADPPAGATPLRPAARRRADRRPVATRTATPWRARTVRYALPLAVLLWLTALRTTRLDRIGDLGLLQALPPTYYAALAVLTAGFLTALRTPWLPQRRLARYVLALIVFVHATPSLLYPTLRYSWAWKHIAVVDAMLRHGGTVPDAGKLDVYNQWPGFFALNALVLRATGLHSALGYASWYPLIANLLLLGPLLLLFRSLTRDRRLVWCALWLYYATSWVGQDYFSPQAFAYLLYVTVIALTMRQLSLREREAGRFGWRAGPYALLLVLIAAIASSHQLTPVMLVSSLAVLALPRRNRRTVLPVLAAALALTVAWDATVARPFVAANLHSLITALAAPDRNAVSGLAQLGAAAPGQVLASWTDRATTAAVLLLALAAVLRRRWVRRTTLPLLLLAPLVLLLANGYDGEMLFRAYLFALPATSFLIAALLAPGLPRPPVRPAVTGTVLLALLGGLLFGYYSKEAVNHFTPQEAAAVRYATEQTPPGSRIVSLTSDEPGGELHYDQHSWIILTDADPADRLLLATDPQTALTDALSTGQPSYLVLTRAQLASCRLTGLLPAAAVDEIQYTAAHLSALRPVYSSPDAIVYQYLPPTAPAGPAGPRAPVGPAGGAGGAGGAGPVRGAGPVGPVGAVTEGGAS, encoded by the coding sequence GTGACCGCACCCGCCAGGACCGCACCCGCCGCCGACCCCCCGGCCGGCGCCACCCCGCTGCGCCCCGCCGCCCGCCGCCGCGCCGACCGCCGCCCCGTCGCCACCCGGACGGCCACCCCCTGGCGGGCCCGGACCGTCCGCTATGCCCTGCCGCTCGCCGTCCTGCTCTGGCTGACCGCCCTGCGCACCACCCGCCTCGACCGGATCGGCGACCTCGGCCTGCTCCAGGCCCTCCCGCCCACCTACTACGCCGCGCTCGCCGTCCTCACCGCCGGCTTCCTCACCGCCCTGCGCACCCCCTGGCTGCCGCAGCGCCGCCTCGCCCGGTACGTCCTCGCGCTGATCGTCTTCGTGCACGCCACCCCCAGCCTGCTCTACCCCACCCTGCGCTACTCCTGGGCCTGGAAGCACATCGCCGTCGTCGACGCGATGCTCCGCCACGGCGGCACCGTCCCCGACGCCGGAAAGCTCGACGTCTACAACCAGTGGCCCGGCTTCTTCGCCCTCAACGCCCTCGTCCTGCGCGCCACCGGCCTGCACTCCGCCCTCGGCTACGCCTCCTGGTACCCGCTGATCGCCAACCTGCTGCTGCTCGGCCCGCTGCTGCTGCTCTTCCGCAGCCTCACCCGCGACCGCCGCCTGGTCTGGTGCGCCCTGTGGCTGTACTACGCCACCTCCTGGGTCGGCCAGGACTACTTCTCCCCGCAGGCCTTCGCCTACCTGCTGTACGTCACCGTCATCGCCCTGACGATGCGCCAACTCTCACTGCGAGAACGGGAGGCGGGGAGATTCGGCTGGCGGGCCGGGCCGTACGCGCTGCTGCTGGTGCTGATCGCCGCGATCGCCTCCTCGCACCAGCTCACCCCCGTCATGCTGGTCAGCTCGCTCGCCGTCCTCGCCCTGCCCCGCCGCAACCGCCGCACCGTGCTGCCCGTCCTCGCCGCCGCCCTCGCCCTCACCGTCGCCTGGGACGCCACCGTCGCCCGGCCGTTCGTCGCCGCCAACCTGCACAGCCTGATCACCGCCCTCGCCGCCCCCGACCGCAACGCCGTCTCCGGCCTCGCCCAACTCGGCGCCGCCGCCCCCGGACAGGTCCTCGCCTCCTGGACCGACCGGGCCACCACCGCCGCCGTCCTGCTGCTCGCCCTCGCCGCCGTGCTGCGCCGCCGCTGGGTCCGCCGCACCACCCTGCCGCTGCTGCTGCTCGCCCCGCTCGTGCTGCTCCTCGCCAACGGCTACGACGGCGAAATGCTGTTCCGCGCCTACCTGTTCGCGCTGCCCGCCACCTCCTTCCTGATCGCCGCCCTGCTCGCCCCCGGCCTGCCCCGCCCGCCCGTCCGGCCCGCCGTCACCGGCACCGTCCTGCTCGCCCTGCTCGGCGGACTGCTGTTCGGCTACTACAGCAAGGAAGCCGTCAACCACTTCACCCCGCAGGAAGCCGCCGCCGTCCGCTACGCCACCGAACAGACCCCGCCCGGCTCCCGGATCGTCTCCCTCACCTCCGACGAACCCGGCGGCGAACTCCACTACGACCAGCACTCGTGGATCATCCTCACCGACGCCGACCCCGCCGACCGCCTCCTGCTCGCCACCGACCCGCAGACCGCCCTCACCGACGCGCTCTCCACCGGACAGCCCTCCTACCTGGTGCTCACCCGCGCCCAGCTCGCCTCCTGCCGGCTCACCGGCCTGCTCCCGGCCGCCGCGGTCGACGAGATCCAGTACACCGCCGCCCACCTGTCCGCCCTGCGGCCGGTGTACAGCAGCCCCGACGCGATCGTCTACCAGTACCTGCCGCCCACCGCCCCGGCCGGGCCTGCGGGGCCGAGGGCTCCGGTCGGGCCTGCCGGGGGAGCCGGAGGTGCCGGGGGCGCCGGGCCGGTCCGGGGCGCCGGGCCCGTCGGACCCGTCGGAGCCGTCACGGAAGGAGGCGCGTCATGA
- a CDS encoding polysaccharide deacetylase family protein, with translation MSVAPVLLYHSVSDDPPPWLAPYTVAPHTFRAQLDRIQDAGLSVVPLARLVTALHGGPPLPAHCAVLTFDDGYADFYWTVAPILSDRGLPATVYLTTGAVHAPGALPGGSLLPPTPMLNWRQVATLDALGLEIGGHSRTHLPLDTARPDRLRQEVTGSKHELEDALGHPATAFAYPHGYHSPAVRREVARAGWTSAAAVGNALSSAADDPLRICRLMVLNTTTPRTFEDWIHLRATRTGPLRDSAATLGWRAYRRLRARLGRPTGGPPRQ, from the coding sequence ATGAGCGTCGCCCCCGTGCTGCTCTACCACTCGGTGTCCGACGACCCGCCGCCCTGGCTCGCCCCCTACACCGTCGCCCCGCACACCTTCCGCGCCCAACTCGACCGCATCCAGGACGCCGGACTGTCCGTCGTCCCGCTCGCCCGGCTGGTCACCGCCCTGCACGGCGGCCCGCCGCTGCCCGCGCACTGCGCGGTGCTCACCTTCGACGACGGCTACGCCGACTTCTACTGGACGGTCGCCCCGATCCTCTCCGACCGCGGCCTGCCCGCCACCGTCTACCTCACCACCGGCGCCGTCCACGCCCCCGGCGCGCTCCCCGGCGGCAGCCTGCTGCCCCCCACCCCCATGCTCAACTGGCGGCAGGTCGCCACCCTCGACGCCCTCGGCCTGGAGATCGGCGGCCACTCCCGCACCCACCTCCCGCTCGACACCGCCCGCCCCGACCGGCTCCGGCAGGAAGTCACCGGCAGCAAACACGAGTTGGAGGACGCCCTCGGCCACCCCGCCACCGCCTTCGCCTACCCCCACGGCTACCACAGCCCCGCCGTCCGCCGCGAAGTCGCCCGGGCCGGCTGGACCTCCGCCGCCGCCGTCGGCAACGCCCTCAGCTCCGCCGCCGACGACCCGCTGCGGATCTGCCGCCTGATGGTCCTGAACACCACCACCCCCCGCACCTTCGAGGACTGGATCCACCTGCGCGCCACCCGTACCGGCCCGCTCCGCGACAGCGCCGCCACCCTCGGCTGGCGCGCCTACCGCCGCCTGCGCGCCCGCCTCGGCCGCCCCACCGGCGGACCGCCGCGCCAGTGA
- a CDS encoding glycosyltransferase family 2 protein: MSTSPAPTAAELTVAICAYTLDRWTLLQAAVDSVRRQSPRPGELLLVIDHNEQLERMARDLPDVTVLANRERPGLSGARNTALAAARGTVTAFLDDDAAARPGWTAALLAAYRDQHVLGAGGLVAPHWQHGRPRWFPPAFDWVVGCSHSGMPRQPRDVRNLIGANMSFRTAPARAAGGFRTELGRVGRHPAGCEETELCLRLTARHPGTRMHYDPAAAVRHQVPRQRATPRYFAARCLAEGRSKALVARRRGPGPALASERAYLRRTVPAALGTALRHGRLGTATALTTGVLLTTGGYLLGRARQLTDRQTGGGRPENGAGQGRGAP; encoded by the coding sequence ATGAGCACCAGCCCCGCCCCGACCGCCGCCGAGCTGACGGTGGCGATCTGCGCCTACACCCTGGACCGCTGGACCCTGCTGCAGGCCGCCGTCGACTCGGTGCGACGGCAGAGCCCGCGACCCGGCGAACTGCTCCTGGTCATCGACCACAACGAGCAACTGGAGCGGATGGCCCGCGACCTGCCCGACGTCACGGTGCTCGCCAACCGCGAACGGCCCGGCCTGTCCGGGGCCCGCAACACCGCGCTCGCCGCCGCCCGCGGCACCGTCACCGCCTTCCTCGACGACGACGCCGCCGCCCGCCCCGGCTGGACCGCCGCCCTGCTCGCCGCCTACCGCGACCAGCACGTCCTCGGCGCCGGCGGACTCGTCGCCCCGCACTGGCAGCACGGCCGCCCCCGCTGGTTCCCGCCCGCCTTCGACTGGGTGGTCGGCTGCAGCCACAGCGGCATGCCCCGGCAGCCCCGCGACGTCCGCAACCTGATCGGCGCCAACATGTCCTTCCGGACCGCGCCCGCCCGCGCCGCCGGCGGCTTCCGCACCGAACTCGGCCGGGTCGGCCGCCACCCCGCGGGCTGCGAGGAGACCGAACTGTGCCTGCGCCTGACCGCCCGCCACCCCGGCACCCGGATGCACTACGACCCGGCCGCCGCCGTCCGCCACCAGGTGCCCCGGCAGCGCGCCACCCCCCGCTACTTCGCCGCCCGCTGCCTCGCCGAGGGCCGCTCCAAGGCCCTGGTCGCCCGCCGACGCGGCCCCGGACCCGCCCTCGCCAGCGAACGCGCCTACCTGCGCCGCACCGTCCCCGCCGCCCTGGGCACCGCCCTGCGCCACGGCCGGCTCGGCACCGCCACCGCCCTGACCACCGGCGTCCTGCTCACCACCGGAGGCTACCTGCTGGGAAGGGCAAGGCAGTTGACGGACCGTCAGACGGGCGGCGGGCGGCCGGAGAACGGCGCGGGGCAGGGACGGGGTGCACCATGA
- a CDS encoding lipopolysaccharide biosynthesis protein: MSTGARVRPHPAAEPCTCGYPTLLRARARALAARSRQEPLLHNGHLLAASSLLSAGLGSLFWVLATRSYSAAEVGRSYTALSATMFLSTLGSLNLGDALVRFVPTAGRRTRSLVLRCYLVAATGSALVAVAFLLLVPVVAPALGELRRPVLAVAFVAATAGYAVFVLQDGALTGVRRAGWVLGENTLFAVAKAGLLALCAALAVGTGILVSWAAALVLAIAATNLVLFRSAVPAHQAAPAADTGGPRPPERIARWAGADYLGNLFTFAGTTVLPLMVLDRLGADGSAYYSLAYVIASTLYVAAFSMGHSLVVEGTRDPARLAEHARRLLRHSTLLVTAAALPIAAAAPWILGLFGPDYATRGSTALRLMALSAIPNTVPNVVLQIARVRRALPWMVGIRLAFAATVVALTAALLPPFGLTGIGAAWLIAECAIALPLLAALPRLLAPAPASGRPRPEEEPT, translated from the coding sequence ATGAGCACCGGCGCCCGGGTCCGGCCCCACCCCGCCGCGGAGCCCTGCACGTGTGGCTACCCGACGCTGCTGCGGGCCCGGGCCCGGGCGCTGGCGGCCCGCTCCCGGCAGGAGCCGCTGCTGCACAACGGCCACCTGCTGGCCGCGAGTTCGCTGCTGTCGGCCGGACTGGGCTCGCTGTTCTGGGTGCTCGCCACCCGCTCCTACAGCGCCGCCGAGGTCGGCCGCAGCTACACCGCGCTGTCCGCGACGATGTTCCTGTCCACGCTGGGCAGCCTGAACCTCGGCGACGCCCTGGTGCGGTTCGTCCCTACCGCCGGACGCCGCACCCGAAGCCTGGTGCTGCGCTGCTACCTGGTCGCCGCGACCGGCAGCGCCCTCGTCGCCGTCGCGTTCCTGCTGCTCGTCCCGGTCGTCGCACCCGCGCTCGGCGAACTGCGCCGCCCCGTGCTGGCCGTCGCGTTCGTCGCCGCCACCGCCGGGTACGCCGTGTTCGTGCTCCAGGACGGGGCGCTCACCGGCGTCCGCCGGGCCGGCTGGGTGCTCGGCGAGAACACCCTGTTCGCGGTCGCCAAGGCCGGACTGCTCGCGCTGTGCGCCGCGCTGGCCGTCGGCACCGGCATCCTGGTCTCCTGGGCCGCCGCCCTGGTCCTGGCCATCGCCGCCACCAACCTGGTGCTGTTCCGCAGCGCCGTCCCCGCCCACCAGGCCGCCCCCGCCGCGGACACCGGCGGCCCCCGCCCGCCCGAACGGATCGCCCGCTGGGCCGGGGCCGACTACCTCGGCAACCTGTTCACCTTCGCCGGGACGACCGTGCTCCCGCTGATGGTGCTGGACCGGCTCGGCGCCGACGGCAGCGCCTACTACTCGCTGGCGTACGTCATCGCCTCCACCCTGTACGTCGCCGCGTTCAGCATGGGCCACTCGCTGGTCGTCGAAGGCACCCGCGACCCGGCCCGGCTCGCCGAGCACGCCCGCCGCCTGCTGCGCCACTCCACCCTGCTGGTCACCGCCGCCGCCCTGCCGATCGCCGCCGCCGCGCCCTGGATCCTCGGCCTGTTCGGCCCCGACTACGCCACCCGCGGCAGCACCGCGCTGCGCCTGATGGCGCTGTCCGCGATCCCCAACACGGTGCCCAACGTGGTCCTGCAGATCGCCCGGGTCCGCCGCGCACTGCCCTGGATGGTCGGCATCCGGCTGGCCTTCGCCGCCACCGTCGTCGCCCTGACCGCCGCCCTGCTGCCGCCGTTCGGCCTCACCGGCATCGGCGCCGCCTGGCTGATCGCCGAATGCGCGATCGCCCTGCCGCTGCTCGCCGCCCTGCCCCGCCTGCTGGCCCCCGCGCCGGCGTCCGGGCGCCCCCGCCCCGAGGAGGAGCCGACATGA
- a CDS encoding glycosyltransferase family 2 protein, whose protein sequence is MNTPTAPPVRVAELDLARPGELHRPGHRTPYHPTGPTLALVRSAGHPLGTVTADADRPDRLHAALHAAARQRFETEGPAAGGEEKEGGDGAAGPVVSVVVCTHNRPDLLVRCLDSLLRGGYPSLDVIVVDNAPADDAVRQLLPERYGDRVRYVREPVAGLARARNRGLAAARGGICAFADDDLILDERWVPALVAGFREAPGPACVTGLVMPAELDTRAQLLLERYSGYGKGFAPRDYTLRTRTGDPLYPFATGRLGTGANMAFRTDVLRALGGFDPATGTGTPAYGGEDLLAFLQVLAAGHTVSYRPDALVWHPHRRALDTLPPQAFGLGAGFGAYLAAAVRRRPRLLAGLLPLLPRGLWRTAHRSAAPAGADDPLLRALRRRELLGLLYGPLGYLRSLHAQRRTDRRRHPGRPADGAGR, encoded by the coding sequence ATGAACACCCCGACCGCACCCCCCGTCCGGGTCGCCGAACTCGACCTCGCCCGCCCCGGCGAACTCCACCGCCCCGGCCACCGCACCCCCTACCACCCCACCGGCCCCACCCTCGCCCTCGTCCGCTCCGCCGGCCACCCCCTCGGCACCGTCACCGCCGACGCCGACCGCCCCGACCGCCTGCACGCCGCGCTGCACGCCGCGGCGCGGCAGCGGTTCGAGACGGAGGGACCCGCGGCGGGCGGGGAGGAGAAGGAGGGCGGTGACGGTGCGGCCGGGCCGGTGGTCAGCGTGGTGGTCTGCACGCACAACCGGCCCGACCTGCTGGTGCGCTGCCTGGACTCGCTGCTGCGCGGCGGCTACCCGTCCCTCGACGTGATCGTGGTCGACAACGCACCCGCCGACGACGCCGTCCGGCAACTGCTGCCGGAGCGCTACGGCGACCGGGTGCGGTACGTGCGCGAGCCGGTGGCGGGACTCGCCCGGGCCCGGAACCGGGGGCTGGCGGCCGCCCGGGGCGGGATCTGCGCGTTCGCCGACGACGACCTGATCCTCGACGAGCGGTGGGTGCCCGCCCTGGTCGCCGGGTTCCGGGAGGCCCCCGGCCCGGCCTGCGTGACCGGCCTGGTGATGCCCGCCGAGCTCGACACCCGGGCCCAACTGCTGCTGGAACGCTACAGCGGCTACGGCAAGGGGTTCGCCCCCCGCGACTACACGCTGCGCACCCGGACCGGCGACCCGCTGTACCCGTTCGCCACCGGACGGCTCGGCACCGGCGCCAACATGGCCTTCCGGACCGACGTGCTGCGCGCCCTCGGCGGGTTCGACCCCGCCACCGGCACCGGCACCCCCGCGTACGGCGGCGAGGACCTGCTCGCCTTCCTCCAGGTGCTGGCCGCCGGACACACCGTCAGCTACCGGCCCGACGCGCTGGTGTGGCACCCGCACCGGCGCGCCCTGGACACCCTGCCGCCGCAGGCGTTCGGCCTCGGCGCGGGCTTCGGCGCCTACCTGGCCGCCGCCGTCCGCCGCCGACCCCGGCTGCTGGCCGGGCTGCTGCCGCTGCTGCCGCGCGGCCTGTGGCGCACCGCCCACCGGAGCGCGGCCCCGGCCGGAGCCGACGACCCGCTGCTGCGGGCGCTGCGCCGCCGGGAACTGCTCGGCCTGCTGTACGGCCCGCTCGGCTACCTGCGCAGCCTGCACGCCCAACGCCGCACGGACCGGCGACGGCACCCGGGGCGGCCCGCGGACGGGGCCGGACGATGA
- a CDS encoding glycosyltransferase family 2 protein yields the protein MNGRDRRHRAACPPPAAPASPHTPVTVVELDLADPGEVRSPGGRGPAAPDGRVSALVRLHGHPLGMVHATGTSGRPAALARALVAAAHRELGAPAVPDPPAVPDPPAAPGAPAGPEGQSAQQSAPRAARCPAGGMSVVICTRDRTELLADCLDSVLRAADTLTAAGPGGTVEVLLVDNAPAGPDTERLVAERYPGRIRYLCEPAPGLSRARNRGLAAARGTLCAFTDDDALADPGWLAALAAAFAADPRTGCVTGLVVPAELDTPAQQLFERYAGTERGWTPRDWNLDAPGAGPLDRYSTGRCGIGANMAFRTGLLRTLGGFDPATGTGTPARGGEDLLAFHLVLTAGHTVAYRPDAVVWHRHRRTLHALTVQVSGLGIGFGAYLAAALRRHPALLGDLLLRLPAGAIGWHRGHRPPAADTPLDRRRLRALRRMERRGLAQGPPRYLYTRRQQHHTPGGG from the coding sequence ATGAACGGCCGCGACCGGCGCCACCGCGCGGCCTGCCCGCCGCCCGCCGCACCCGCCTCGCCGCACACCCCCGTCACCGTGGTCGAACTCGACCTGGCCGACCCGGGCGAGGTGCGCTCGCCCGGCGGCCGCGGCCCCGCCGCCCCCGACGGACGCGTGTCGGCGTTGGTGCGGCTGCACGGACACCCGCTCGGCATGGTGCACGCCACCGGGACGAGCGGCCGGCCCGCCGCGCTCGCCCGGGCGCTGGTCGCCGCCGCTCATCGGGAACTGGGCGCCCCCGCCGTACCGGACCCACCCGCAGTACCGGACCCACCCGCAGCGCCGGGCGCCCCCGCAGGACCGGAAGGGCAGTCGGCGCAGCAGTCGGCGCCGCGGGCGGCCCGCTGCCCGGCCGGCGGGATGAGCGTGGTGATCTGCACCCGGGACCGCACCGAACTGCTCGCCGACTGCCTGGACTCCGTCCTGCGGGCCGCCGACACCCTCACCGCGGCCGGCCCCGGCGGGACGGTCGAAGTCCTGCTGGTCGACAACGCCCCCGCCGGGCCCGACACCGAACGGCTGGTCGCGGAGCGCTACCCCGGCCGGATCCGCTACCTGTGCGAACCCGCCCCCGGACTCTCCCGGGCCCGCAACCGCGGCCTGGCCGCCGCCCGCGGCACGCTCTGCGCCTTCACCGACGACGACGCCCTCGCCGACCCCGGCTGGCTGGCCGCCCTGGCCGCCGCGTTCGCCGCCGACCCCCGCACCGGCTGCGTCACCGGACTCGTCGTCCCCGCCGAACTCGACACCCCCGCCCAGCAGTTGTTCGAACGCTACGCCGGCACGGAACGCGGCTGGACCCCCCGCGACTGGAACCTCGACGCCCCCGGCGCCGGACCGCTCGACCGGTACTCCACCGGACGCTGCGGCATCGGCGCGAACATGGCCTTCCGCACCGGACTGCTGCGCACCCTCGGCGGGTTCGACCCCGCCACCGGCACCGGAACCCCCGCCCGCGGCGGCGAGGACCTGCTCGCCTTCCACCTCGTCCTGACCGCCGGACACACCGTCGCCTACCGGCCCGACGCCGTCGTCTGGCACCGCCACCGGCGCACCCTGCACGCCCTCACCGTCCAGGTCAGCGGCCTCGGCATCGGCTTCGGCGCCTACCTCGCCGCCGCCCTGCGCCGCCACCCCGCCCTGCTCGGCGACCTGCTGCTGCGACTGCCCGCCGGAGCGATCGGCTGGCACCGCGGCCACCGGCCCCCCGCCGCGGACACCCCCCTCGACCGCCGCCGCCTGCGCGCCCTGCGCCGGATGGAACGCCGCGGCCTCGCCCAGGGACCGCCCCGCTACCTCTACACCCGCCGACAGCAGCACCACACCCCCGGCGGAGGCTGA
- a CDS encoding glycosyltransferase family 2 protein, whose amino-acid sequence MSATLPTGQTPANHALPDGSPPTDARPRRRAADRIADHAPMRRTGDRAPARPLTRGPSRRSGDYRTRHTVSLVVPARDEARNIPWVFEQIPSCVDEVILVDGASRDATVAMARTCRPAVRNVAQSAPGKGSALRTGFAAATGEYIVMIDADGSMWPGEIPHFLHFLDHGYDFVKGSRRMAGGGSLDLTPLRALGNKALLLVVNRLYGGLLTDLCYGYCAFRRDFLAELDLRATGFEIEAEMIAHALRSGLRIAEVPSLELPRRSGRSHLHAVSDGRRVLRTLLAERPGAGEGR is encoded by the coding sequence ATGAGCGCCACCCTGCCCACCGGGCAAACCCCAGCCAACCACGCACTGCCGGACGGCAGTCCACCCACCGACGCCCGCCCCCGGCGGCGGGCCGCCGACCGGATCGCCGACCACGCGCCGATGCGCCGCACCGGCGACCGGGCCCCCGCCCGGCCGCTGACCCGCGGACCCAGCCGGCGCTCCGGCGACTACCGGACCCGACACACCGTCAGCCTGGTCGTCCCCGCCCGGGACGAAGCCCGCAACATCCCCTGGGTGTTCGAGCAGATCCCCAGCTGCGTCGACGAGGTCATCCTGGTCGACGGCGCCTCCCGGGACGCCACCGTCGCCATGGCCCGCACCTGCCGCCCCGCCGTCCGCAACGTCGCCCAGAGCGCCCCCGGCAAGGGCAGCGCGCTGCGCACCGGATTCGCCGCCGCCACCGGCGAGTACATCGTGATGATCGACGCGGACGGCTCGATGTGGCCCGGCGAGATCCCGCACTTCCTGCACTTCCTCGACCACGGCTACGACTTCGTCAAGGGCTCCCGCCGGATGGCCGGCGGCGGCTCGCTCGACCTCACCCCGCTGCGCGCGCTCGGCAACAAGGCCCTGCTGCTGGTCGTCAACCGCCTCTACGGCGGCCTGCTGACCGACCTGTGCTACGGCTACTGCGCGTTCCGCCGCGACTTCCTCGCCGAACTCGACCTGCGCGCCACCGGGTTCGAGATCGAGGCCGAGATGATCGCGCACGCGCTGCGCTCGGGACTGCGGATCGCCGAAGTCCCCAGCCTGGAACTCCCCCGCCGCAGCGGACGCTCCCACCTGCACGCCGTCTCCGACGGCCGCAGAGTGCTGCGCACCCTGCTCGCCGAACGCCCCGGCGCGGGGGAAGGACGATGA